The Bdellovibrionota bacterium sequence GATGATCAACCCACCTAGTCTCACATTCTTTTCCGCCCACAATAAATATTCCGGATACCCTGCTTTATCCGCATCGATAAATACGCAATCAAACGGTCCATGCTTCTCTAAAATTTTTAAATTCTCGTGAGCATCTCCAATAACCAATTCAATTTTATTTTTCATTTCTGACTTGTCGAAAAATCTCTGTGCATACTCAGCATTCTCCGTATTTTTTTCTAGAGTCCATACTCTTCCGTCTCCGTCTTTAGAAGAGGACATTCCTTGAGCCATATAGATCGCAGAATATCCATACAGACATCCGATCTCGACAATTTTTTTAGAGTCATGCACTTCCACCAGCGATTGCAAAAGTCTCGCCTCGCTGGGAGCCACCATCATGTGGTCGCATTTCTTAGTTTTCGCCGTCTCTCGCATTTCCAAAAATAGCGGTGCTTCTTTTACGTAGTACTTTTGAATAAAATGTTCTTTCTCGTCCCAAACTCTCATCTGCATTTCTCCTGCGAAATTTTCTAAAGTTTAAATAGCATGATTGGCTTTACCTTTGCATTGTAATCTATGGCCGTCAGAAGCAGTTTCCTTCTGACTCCACTTTATTATTAACGCAGTAAGACAAATTTACAGGTAATACTTAGTTATGCTTTGGATTTGTTTGAGTTTTTCGAGTCTTCTAGAGGACAATAAACGTTCGGGGGTTTTAAATGTCAGAGAACTTAGTAGAAGTAAAAAATCTATCCATCAATTTCAAAACCGATGACGGTGTCGTGAATGCCGTAAAGAACATCTCGTTCAATATCCCACGCGGGAAGACAGTTGGACTTGTGGGCGAATCAGGTTCTGGAAAATCGGTGACCTCTCTTTCCATCATGCGCTTGATTCCAAACCCACCAGGAGAAATTTCTAGCGGCTCTATCACTTTCGATGGCACCGATCTTTTAAAACTTCGTGAATCTAAAATGCGCGAGATCCGTGGAAATAAAATTTCTATGATCTTCCAAGAACCAATGACTTCTCTTAACCCTGTATTCACAGTTGGGGACCAGATCGCGGAAACTATTCTTCTTCACCAAAATGTTTCAAAGAGTGAAGCTTACCAAAAAACTTTAGATCTTATGCACCAAGTGGGAATCCCCGATCCTGAAAAAAGAATCAAGGCTTACCCACACGAAATGTCCGGTGGGCAAAGACAAAGAATCATGATTGCAATGGCTATTGCGTGTAATCCTGTTCTCCTTATCGCCGATGAACCTACGACGGCACTCGACGTAACCATTCAAAAACAAATCTTAGAACTTCTTCACGACCTCCAAAAGAAATACAAAATGAGCATGCTCTTCATCACGCATGATCTTGGCGTGATTGCCGATATCGCTGATGAAGTTGTTGTTATGTATCGTGGTGACATCGTAGAAAAAGGAACAACAGAACAGATCTTCAGATCACCAAAACATCCTTACACCAAAGGGTTGCTAGCTTGCCGTCCATCCCTTGAAAGAAATCCTGTCAGACTTCCTACGGTGAGTGACTTTATGTCAGCTGATGGAAAAGAAAAAACTTTCGACGTTGCAGCTCACGCTCAACAAAAAGTGATTAAGCCCATCGGAAACGATAGCCCAATATTACTTGAACTCACAGATGTGAAAAAACATTTCCCAATCAAAGGCGGAATCTTCGGTGGAGTGAAATCTCTAGTGAAAGCTGTCGATGGTGTTTCTCTTCAAGTCAGAAAAGGAAGAACTCTTGGACTCGTTGGAGAATCAGGATGTGGCAAATCAACTCTTGGAAGAACTATCCTAAGATTGATCGAACCGACCGAAGGACAAATCAAATACAATGGCGTGGACATTCCATCACTCAACTCTACAGATCTTAGAAAGCTCAGAAGAAAAATGCAGATCATTTTCCAAGATCCGTATGCTTCTTTAAATCCTCGAATGACCATCGCAAGCGCGATCATGGAACCCATGACGATCCATAGTCTTGGAAAAGACAAAAACGAACGCATGGACATGGCAGCAGCCTTAATGGACAAGGTTGGTCTTGATAAGAAATTCTTAAACAGATACCCGCACGAATTCTCTGGCGGCCAAAGACAAAGAATTTGTATCGCTAGAGCATTAGCGGTTCAACCAGACTTTATAGTTTGCGATGAATCCGTTTCGGCTCTCGACGTTTCGATCCAAGCGCAAATTTTAAACTTACTTTTAGATCTACAAAAAGAAATGAACTTAACTTACATTTTCATTTCTCATGATCTAGCCGTCGTGAAATTCATCGCCGACGAAGTTGCAGTCATGTATAACGGTAAAGTGGTAGAAAAAGCTGATGCGATTTCCATCTACGAAAACCCTCAACACGACTACACAAAGAAATTATTAAGCGCAATTCCTAAGGGAATACCAAAATCATTCTCAATTTAACGCACAAGCGACACAAAAAGGTGCAGGGAACTTTTTATTTTTTTGCTGTGAGCTTTAGGAGAGTGGCTACGGCTTTTTTCATTTTTTCTACGTCGAAGGGTTTTTTAATATAGTCGTCGGCGCCGACTTCGAATCCTCTTTTTACATCGAGTTCGCTTGTTTTGCCCGACAAGAAAATCAGAGGGATGCGTTTTAGGTCTTCGTGTTCTTTTAGAAGCTTTGCTAATTCATAACCATTCAGCCATGGAAGACCTATATCGAGTACAATCAAATCAATCGGCGAATCATCAAGAACGTCAGACAACTGCGTTCCATCCGCTGCTGTGATGGTTTTGTAACCTTCAGCTTCAAAAATTCTTCTTAGTGCTGCGCGAATTGTTTCGTCATCGTCAATGACAAGAATACTCTTAGGATCTTCTTTTTTTTGAACTTTACGGAATTGATCAAGAGACACAACATCTTGTTGAGTCATCTTTTCTTTCGTTAGTTTCTCGATCTTGTCGATGAGTGACTTCGTATTGATTTTTTTAGACATCCCTATCTTCCTAATTTTTTAAAGATCACATCACATGTGATTTTTTTCTAACCATCTTTCTGAATCAATTGCGGCCATACAACCTGTGCCGGCCGCAGTGACTGCTTGTCTGTAGATTGGATCTTGAACATCACCACAAGCAAACACTCCGTCTACATTCGTGTACGTCGTTCCTGGTTTAGTGACCAAGTATCCTGTTTCGTTCATATCTAGCTGACCTTTGAAAATATCTGTATTTGGTTTGTGGCCGATAGCTACAAATAAACCTTCCACTTTTAATTCAGAAATAGAATTGTTCTTTAAATTTTTAACTTTCACCCAGCGTACGATTCTATCGCCGCCAATTTCTTCAACTGCAGAATCCCAGTGAACCACGATCTTTTCGTGATTGAGAACTCTATCCGCCATAATTTTTGAAGCTCTGAAAGAATCACGTCTGTGAAGTACGTGAACTTTAGTTGCGTATCTTGTTAGGAAAAGTGCTTCTTCCATTGCCGTGTCACCACCGCCAACGATTGCGACTTCAACATTTTTAAAGAAAGCACCGTCACAAGTTGCACAAGCAGAAACACCCTTGCCCCAGAATTGTTTTTCAGAAGGAATGTTTAAAAGTTTTGCTGTAGCACCTGTTGAGATGATCACCGTTTGAGCTTGGTATTCTTTTCCATCCGACCAAACTTTGAATGGACGTTTTGAGAAATCCACTTTCTCAACCATTTGCGAAACCATCTTTGTGCCGAATCTTTCAGATTGTTTTCTAAAAACTTGCATCATCTCTGGACCCATTACGCCATCCGCAAAACCCGGATAATTTTCCACATCCGTAGTCGTCATCAATTGACCACCCGGTTGATCACCTTCAAAAAGAATTGGAGCAAGATTTGCTCGTGATGAATAGATAGCAGCTGTATAACCAGCAGGACCCGAACCAATAATAATTACTTTTTCCGTATTTACTTTTCCGTCACTCATAATTTCCTCATTTATAATTCCAATAACCCTATCAAATATGAGTACGCCTGACAATTTAACAAGTGACCGAACGCTGCTTCTTGGTTGACTCGTACGGCCATTATATTCAATATGAGTTATGCCTAAAGTACGTCTAGCCAAAAGCCAAAAGGTCGTAGAAGTCGCCGAAGGAGCCAACCTCTTTCATGCACTGAACGACTTTGGAATTCCCGTTGCCTCTTCTTGTGGCGGCGAAGGCGTCTGTGTCAAATGCATGGTAAAAGTCATCGAAGGCAAAGAGAATCTTTCACCAGAAGGTGATCTCGAGACCGACATGAAGGAAATCCACGACGTGGCGCCCGGTCATCGCATGAGTTGCCAAACCGAAGTTCACGGCGACATCACTATCGACACAGACTACTGGTAATCCGGCAAACTATCCGATATCCGGATAATTTCCAGATCAAGTTTAATTAAATGACCCTAGAGTGGCCTATGGATTTTGCATTACTCCCCTACAAAGGAGATTTTTATGCAAATTATATTTTTAGTTTTAGTTTCGGTATTATTGGTTAACTGTAGTTCAAAAGAGAATGGCGCACCTATTCCTGAGTCTAACGTTAGGTTACTAAGAAAATCAAATTCGGAGGTCATACAAGTCACAGATAAATCCCAGTTAGAAGCAAGCGATTACATTTTATTCGATACAGAAAAAAATAAGAATATTACCATTCAAGATTTAGGAGCTGACCAAGAGAGTCCATATTCAATTTCAAGTGTTTCCGAATGTAAGATTTCAGATAAACTCATAAGATACTCAAGTAGATTAAATCAGCACATTATTGAACTGAAATCAATTCTACCATTGGAATTCTTTTTATCTAGAAATTCTCAGGCTGATTGCAGTTTTCAAATTATACTGAATCATGGGGGTTCAAGCAAAACCTTTAGTTTTTCAAATACTACTATCAAGAATAAAAATACAAATACACAGGCTTTGCTAGGTGATCAAAAAGTTATAGAATTAAAACAATTGCCTACCGTAATCGATGAGGACGAGTTCGAGAATTTTACAATCACACGAACAAATACAGATGAGTCTGTTTCCTTAATTTGTGAGAATTTTTATTCAAAACCAATTCGAGTACAAAATGAAATTGTTAAATTTGAAACTATGGCAAGATATATGGAAATTGTAAGTATTTTGCCTATTCAAGTAGATCCCAGAATATATATTCCACATCAGGACTGTGTTGTTTATTTAAGAAGAAATAACGGATCGGTATATCTGTCTTCACCTTTTAAAGTGAGATACACGGTTATGCAACCTCAAGTGAGTTTTGTTAACAACCCATACACTCAGCGTGATCCACCGGATAGATATGCTCCGTTCTCTATTAATTTTTCGAATCCGCACGCCGTTCCAACATCTATAGCCATAGATAAAACAAAACTCAGTCTAAATGTTACCGTTACAGTGGAAACTTGTCCTCGTGACAAATGCAGAGATGATGTAAAAGGAACTCCAACCCCGAATCTGGATCCGCAGTTTTCTAATCCTGAATCTGTAATTGAAAAAGAAAATGCCTACATTGTTTATCTAAGGCCCAATGAAACCTTTAGAGTCATTTTTTGGACTTTGATTTATGACACTTATCATAGTGAGCATAGAATCGAATGGAATCTAAGTACTAAAAAAGATTTGATTCAGAATCTTCATACAAACTATCAAACGCCTCAGGAAATTCCTGATCATCCAAAATTTATTGGGACAGCGGGAAGTAATTTGTAACTGTTACTTGGCCTGACTATTTTTGGCTTAATTATTTATACCCGCGGATAAGCATGGTTTTTAAACCTTTGCTTGTCCAGAGTCTTTCGAAGTGAGTTTGGAAATTTTCTTGGGCCCATTCAGAGTTGTGAAGATCGTATGTGAGTCTTTCGATTTTGTATGGGCCTTTTTTCATTTTCTCTACAGTCCAATCAAAATATTCTGGATTGTCTGTTTTGAACTCCAAAAAAGATCCTGGTTTTTGAATTTCAAAAAGTGTGTGCAAAAAATCGAGCTGAATCAGTCTATTTTTGTGATGACGTTTTTTTGGCCAAGGATCTGGAAAGAATATATATGCATTATCGATTTCACCCGGTGAAAGAATCTGATCAATTTGTGCAGCATGCATGCGCACACCGCGGCCATTTGTTGAGCCCAAAGATTGCGAACGCTTTAAAGTCTGGTGCAAAGGTTTGTATTTAATTTCTAAACCCAACACCGCTCTATTTGGATTTTGAAAACAATGGTGGGCAAAGAAAAATCCATTCCCCGTGCCGATTTCTAAATCCAAAGGAGTTGATTCGGCCATACCAAAAGAATTTTTTCTCCAGCAGCCCTTTAATTCTACCGCCTGCTCGTAATCAAAATAAGCTTCCTTAAGCTCCTCACGGAGCTTGAGCAAATAGGGATTAAGTGTGTATTCCTTATTCAGAATTCTTGATGCTGGGTAGAAAACATTACGCATAGTGCGCAAGAACTAACAAAACATTGCGTTTTTATCAACAAAAGCATCGAAATTATAAAAATTGCCTAGAAATTAACCTTTAGCCGATGCTAGGATGTCGACTCTTTACTATATACCTTAGGGAGGATTTTTATGAGCGAAACGAACAATCAATCAGGTAACAATCAAAAGAAACCAATTTTGGATCAAGTCAGAGAAGCTATCCAAAACAAAGATCAGATTAAACAACAAGTTGTTCAAAATCTGCAAACAGCTGGAAAGCTTGTAGAAGTTCAGGCGCGTGAACTTTTAAAGCAAACCAAACAAAGCAAATTCTTTAACGATAATATCGTTCCATTTGCTGGTTCGGAATTAGCAGATAAAGCAATCGATGTTTTAAACACAAGATTAAAACTTAAAGATACGACGTTAATGAAAAACGTTGAGAAACTAAGAAAAGATATTTTGGACACTAAAGTTAAAAAAGCTAAAGTGGCAAAAGAAGCTCCTGCTACAACTGAAGAGCAATAAGCTACTTTTCTTTTCTAAATTCTTCGGGCTCTTGAGGGTCCGTTAATTCTTCTAAGGTGAACGAGAGCCGTTGAAC is a genomic window containing:
- a CDS encoding O-methyltransferase: MRVWDEKEHFIQKYYVKEAPLFLEMRETAKTKKCDHMMVAPSEARLLQSLVEVHDSKKIVEIGCLYGYSAIYMAQGMSSSKDGDGRVWTLEKNTENAEYAQRFFDKSEMKNKIELVIGDAHENLKILEKHGPFDCVFIDADKAGYPEYLLWAEKNVRLGGLIIADNTFLGGSMWGAAQEGYSKTQVSAMVKFHEAFSDSKRFKSIVYPSHDGISVGIKI
- a CDS encoding ABC transporter ATP-binding protein, giving the protein MSENLVEVKNLSINFKTDDGVVNAVKNISFNIPRGKTVGLVGESGSGKSVTSLSIMRLIPNPPGEISSGSITFDGTDLLKLRESKMREIRGNKISMIFQEPMTSLNPVFTVGDQIAETILLHQNVSKSEAYQKTLDLMHQVGIPDPEKRIKAYPHEMSGGQRQRIMIAMAIACNPVLLIADEPTTALDVTIQKQILELLHDLQKKYKMSMLFITHDLGVIADIADEVVVMYRGDIVEKGTTEQIFRSPKHPYTKGLLACRPSLERNPVRLPTVSDFMSADGKEKTFDVAAHAQQKVIKPIGNDSPILLELTDVKKHFPIKGGIFGGVKSLVKAVDGVSLQVRKGRTLGLVGESGCGKSTLGRTILRLIEPTEGQIKYNGVDIPSLNSTDLRKLRRKMQIIFQDPYASLNPRMTIASAIMEPMTIHSLGKDKNERMDMAAALMDKVGLDKKFLNRYPHEFSGGQRQRICIARALAVQPDFIVCDESVSALDVSIQAQILNLLLDLQKEMNLTYIFISHDLAVVKFIADEVAVMYNGKVVEKADAISIYENPQHDYTKKLLSAIPKGIPKSFSI
- a CDS encoding response regulator, translated to MSKKINTKSLIDKIEKLTKEKMTQQDVVSLDQFRKVQKKEDPKSILVIDDDETIRAALRRIFEAEGYKTITAADGTQLSDVLDDSPIDLIVLDIGLPWLNGYELAKLLKEHEDLKRIPLIFLSGKTSELDVKRGFEVGADDYIKKPFDVEKMKKAVATLLKLTAKK
- the trxB gene encoding thioredoxin-disulfide reductase; amino-acid sequence: MSDGKVNTEKVIIIGSGPAGYTAAIYSSRANLAPILFEGDQPGGQLMTTTDVENYPGFADGVMGPEMMQVFRKQSERFGTKMVSQMVEKVDFSKRPFKVWSDGKEYQAQTVIISTGATAKLLNIPSEKQFWGKGVSACATCDGAFFKNVEVAIVGGGDTAMEEALFLTRYATKVHVLHRRDSFRASKIMADRVLNHEKIVVHWDSAVEEIGGDRIVRWVKVKNLKNNSISELKVEGLFVAIGHKPNTDIFKGQLDMNETGYLVTKPGTTYTNVDGVFACGDVQDPIYRQAVTAAGTGCMAAIDSERWLEKNHM
- a CDS encoding 2Fe-2S iron-sulfur cluster-binding protein; its protein translation is MPKVRLAKSQKVVEVAEGANLFHALNDFGIPVASSCGGEGVCVKCMVKVIEGKENLSPEGDLETDMKEIHDVAPGHRMSCQTEVHGDITIDTDYW
- the trmB gene encoding tRNA (guanosine(46)-N7)-methyltransferase TrmB, whose protein sequence is MRNVFYPASRILNKEYTLNPYLLKLREELKEAYFDYEQAVELKGCWRKNSFGMAESTPLDLEIGTGNGFFFAHHCFQNPNRAVLGLEIKYKPLHQTLKRSQSLGSTNGRGVRMHAAQIDQILSPGEIDNAYIFFPDPWPKKRHHKNRLIQLDFLHTLFEIQKPGSFLEFKTDNPEYFDWTVEKMKKGPYKIERLTYDLHNSEWAQENFQTHFERLWTSKGLKTMLIRGYK